In Urechidicola croceus, a single window of DNA contains:
- a CDS encoding TetR family transcriptional regulator C-terminal domain-containing protein yields MAKKKQTTKNSIINYYMEYVLEHNKQPTSVYKFASENNFDEILFYEYFSGFEALEKHIFKVFFENTHKALSKSKDYDSFSPRNKLLSFYYTFFENLTANRSYVMYTLSKSKNELKNLTILSELKKGFGDYIDSLQIETIDIPQEKVVKLQEKSLRESAWIQFLMTLKFWMEDTSSMFEKTDIFIEKSVNTSFDLLDIKPFKSIIDFGKFLLKEKVNI; encoded by the coding sequence ATGGCTAAAAAGAAACAAACAACAAAAAATAGTATTATTAATTACTATATGGAATATGTGCTAGAGCACAATAAACAACCAACTTCTGTTTACAAATTTGCGAGTGAAAATAATTTTGATGAAATATTGTTTTATGAGTACTTCTCGGGTTTTGAAGCTTTAGAAAAACATATTTTTAAAGTGTTTTTTGAAAACACACATAAAGCACTGTCTAAAAGTAAAGATTATGACAGTTTTAGTCCTAGAAATAAACTATTAAGTTTTTATTACACATTTTTTGAAAACTTAACAGCCAACCGAAGTTATGTAATGTATACTTTGAGTAAGAGTAAAAATGAGTTAAAAAATCTGACCATCCTATCAGAATTGAAAAAAGGTTTTGGAGATTATATAGATAGTTTACAGATTGAAACCATTGATATACCTCAAGAAAAAGTAGTTAAATTACAAGAAAAAAGCCTTAGAGAATCTGCTTGGATACAGTTTTTAATGACTTTAAAATTTTGGATGGAAGACACTTCTTCAATGTTTGAAAAGACAGATATTTTTATTGAAAAGTCTGTCAATACCAGTTTTGATTTATTAGATATCAAACCTTTTAAAAGCATCATAGATTTTGGTAAATTCTTGCTGAAAGAAAAAGTGAACATATAA
- a CDS encoding 6-pyruvoyl trahydropterin synthase family protein, whose amino-acid sequence MSNYKTAVIRREHFNAAHRLHNTFWSDKKNKEIFGKCNNPNFHGHNYELEVKVIGYTDPETGYVIDTKIVSDIIKKEVLEKFDHKNLNLDVEEFKSLNPTVENIAMVIFNIIRKELDEKFELKIKLYETQRNFVEYPY is encoded by the coding sequence ATGTCAAACTATAAAACTGCAGTCATACGAAGAGAACATTTTAATGCGGCACACCGTCTACACAATACTTTTTGGTCGGACAAAAAAAACAAAGAGATATTTGGAAAATGCAATAATCCCAATTTTCATGGACATAATTATGAGTTGGAAGTAAAAGTAATAGGGTATACAGACCCAGAAACAGGATATGTGATTGATACTAAAATTGTTTCAGATATTATAAAAAAGGAAGTTCTCGAAAAATTTGATCATAAAAACTTGAATTTAGATGTTGAGGAATTTAAATCCTTAAATCCAACGGTTGAAAATATTGCGATGGTAATATTCAATATCATCAGAAAAGAATTAGACGAAAAATTTGAATTAAAAATAAAACTTTATGAAACACAAAGAAACTTTGTTGAATACCCTTATTAA
- the folE gene encoding GTP cyclohydrolase I FolE, with translation MKHKETLLNTLINGKKLNGFNHQEIGDDHLYTGIETPMIENAFDISDAEKKEKIAVLFKQIMEVMGLDLTDDSLKGTPDRVAKMYIDEIFSGLNPENKPKIALFDNKYQYNQMLVEKNITFYSNCEHHFVPIIGKAHVAYISSGKVIGLSKLNRIVQYYAKRPQVQERLTNQIAEDLKQILGTEDVAVIIDAKHLCVSSRGIKDESSTTVTSYYGGKFNTSNKITELQNYINS, from the coding sequence ATGAAACACAAAGAAACTTTGTTGAATACCCTTATTAATGGTAAGAAGTTGAATGGTTTTAATCATCAAGAAATAGGAGATGACCATTTATATACTGGTATTGAAACTCCTATGATTGAAAATGCATTTGACATTTCAGATGCTGAGAAGAAAGAAAAAATCGCCGTTTTATTTAAACAAATAATGGAAGTTATGGGTTTAGATTTAACAGATGATTCACTAAAAGGAACTCCTGATAGAGTTGCCAAAATGTATATTGATGAAATTTTTTCAGGATTGAATCCTGAAAATAAACCAAAAATTGCTTTGTTTGATAATAAATACCAATATAACCAAATGTTGGTTGAAAAAAATATTACATTTTACTCTAATTGTGAGCATCATTTTGTGCCAATTATTGGAAAAGCTCATGTTGCCTATATTTCATCTGGAAAAGTAATTGGTTTATCTAAATTGAACAGAATTGTACAGTATTATGCAAAAAGACCACAGGTTCAAGAACGATTGACAAACCAAATTGCCGAAGACTTAAAACAAATTTTAGGTACCGAGGATGTGGCTGTAATTATTGATGCAAAGCACTTATGTGTATCTTCAAGAGGTATTAAAGATGAATCGTCAACAACAGTAACAAGTTATTATGGCGGTAAATTTAATACTTCAAATAAAATAACTGAATTACAAAATTATATCAATTCATAA
- a CDS encoding SDR family NAD(P)-dependent oxidoreductase translates to MRTALIIGGSRGIGNAILQSIVDDYNVVNISRNRPETLHANLTHYSLDILSDDLPELKEVDVLIYCPGSINLKPFSRLKVDDFLEDYNINVLGAVKVIQKYEAVLKKGNNPSIVLFSTVATKLGMPFHASIASAKSAVEGLVKSLGAEFAPTIRVNAIAPTVTDTDLASKLLRNDKMKEMITDRHPLKKYLDRSEVAAMATFLISDNATSISGQIFELDCGIVSFKI, encoded by the coding sequence ATGAGAACAGCACTGATTATAGGTGGAAGTCGCGGAATTGGAAACGCTATTTTACAATCAATTGTTGATGACTATAATGTTGTAAATATTAGCAGAAATAGACCAGAAACTTTACATGCAAATTTAACACATTATTCGTTAGATATATTGTCTGATGATTTACCAGAACTAAAAGAAGTTGACGTCTTAATTTATTGTCCGGGAAGTATTAATTTAAAACCATTTTCGAGATTAAAAGTAGATGATTTCTTAGAAGATTATAATATCAATGTTTTGGGTGCAGTTAAAGTAATTCAAAAATATGAAGCGGTATTAAAAAAAGGAAATAATCCAAGTATTGTACTTTTTAGTACGGTTGCGACAAAACTAGGAATGCCTTTTCATGCAAGTATTGCTTCGGCAAAATCGGCAGTTGAAGGCTTGGTAAAATCTTTAGGAGCAGAATTTGCACCAACGATTAGAGTTAATGCCATTGCACCAACTGTTACAGATACAGATTTGGCTTCAAAACTGTTACGAAATGACAAAATGAAGGAAATGATTACCGATAGGCATCCGTTAAAAAAATATTTGGACCGATCAGAAGTGGCAGCTATGGCTACGTTTTTAATTTCGGATAATGCTACTTCTATTTCAGGGCAAATTTTTGAATTAGATTGCGGAATTGTGAGTTTTAAAATTTAA
- a CDS encoding glutathione peroxidase: MKKITYFIVPILSLFILTSAIKNNTKMTETTSIYDIEINSLSGDAIDLNDYKGKKILFVNTASKCGFTPQYAQLQELSETYKDNLVVIGLPCNQFGGQEPGTAENIESFCQVNYGVTFLMTEKIDVKGDNQHPLYKWLTKKNYNGVKNSSVKWNFQKYLIDQEGGLIDVWYSLTKPMSKKITKYL; this comes from the coding sequence ATGAAAAAAATTACGTATTTTATAGTACCCATTCTTAGTTTATTTATATTGACAAGTGCCATTAAAAACAATACAAAAATGACAGAAACAACATCAATTTACGATATAGAAATTAATAGTTTATCAGGAGATGCTATTGATTTAAATGATTATAAAGGCAAGAAAATACTGTTTGTAAATACTGCCTCAAAATGTGGTTTTACACCACAATATGCACAACTACAAGAATTGTCAGAAACTTACAAAGACAATTTGGTAGTTATAGGCTTGCCCTGTAATCAGTTTGGTGGGCAAGAACCAGGAACTGCAGAAAACATTGAATCTTTTTGCCAAGTGAATTATGGTGTTACTTTTTTAATGACCGAAAAAATTGATGTAAAAGGCGACAATCAGCATCCGTTGTACAAATGGTTGACAAAAAAGAATTATAACGGTGTTAAAAATTCATCAGTAAAATGGAATTTTCAAAAATATTTGATTGATCAAGAAGGAGGATTAATAGATGTTTGGTATTCATTAACAAAACCTATGAGTAAAAAAATCACTAAATATCTGTAA
- a CDS encoding TspO/MBR family protein, translated as MKKYQLILLFLFINFAALAIGSWLMNNGPRTEWYQNLNQAPWTPPGWFFGVAWTTIMICFSIYMASLVKLDSSKWVWLLFAIQFILNVSWNYIFFNQHLVGFGLVSILVLTFIVGVFIVKYKPILKAKTWLIAPYFIWLIIASTLNAYIYFNN; from the coding sequence ATGAAAAAGTACCAACTCATACTGTTATTTTTATTTATAAATTTTGCAGCATTAGCCATCGGAAGTTGGTTGATGAATAACGGACCAAGAACAGAGTGGTATCAAAACTTAAACCAAGCACCATGGACACCTCCAGGATGGTTCTTTGGAGTTGCATGGACAACTATTATGATTTGTTTTTCGATTTATATGGCTAGCCTTGTAAAATTAGATTCCTCAAAATGGGTTTGGTTACTGTTTGCGATTCAATTTATTTTAAATGTATCTTGGAATTATATTTTCTTTAATCAGCATTTAGTAGGTTTTGGATTGGTAAGTATATTAGTGCTAACCTTTATTGTTGGTGTGTTTATAGTTAAATACAAACCTATTTTGAAAGCAAAAACTTGGTTAATTGCTCCCTATTTTATTTGGTTGATTATTGCAAGTACGCTTAACGCTTACATTTATTTTAATAACTAA
- a CDS encoding SRPBCC family protein, giving the protein MKFSTKGTVYRLSSKQNLPITVDEAWSFLSSPKNLKTITPDYMSFDIISGGEKPMFAGQIIQYIVTPILGIKTNWVTEITHVVDKKYFVDEQRFGPYSLWHHKHFIKKIEGGVEMEDIIDYKIPMGFLGRLMHPILIKPKLTEIFNYRTEKLKELYGSFDEHI; this is encoded by the coding sequence ATGAAATTTTCAACGAAAGGAACTGTATATCGATTGTCTTCAAAACAGAATTTACCAATTACTGTCGATGAGGCTTGGTCATTTTTATCGAGTCCAAAGAATTTAAAAACAATCACACCTGATTATATGAGTTTTGATATCATTTCAGGAGGTGAAAAACCGATGTTTGCAGGTCAAATAATTCAGTATATTGTAACGCCCATTTTAGGAATTAAAACGAATTGGGTGACTGAAATAACCCATGTAGTAGATAAAAAATATTTTGTTGATGAGCAACGCTTCGGACCTTATTCATTATGGCATCACAAGCATTTTATCAAGAAAATTGAAGGCGGCGTTGAAATGGAAGATATTATAGACTATAAAATTCCGATGGGATTTTTAGGACGTCTAATGCACCCTATTTTAATAAAACCAAAGTTGACCGAAATTTTTAACTATCGTACCGAAAAATTAAAGGAATTATATGGCAGTTTTGATGAACACATATAA
- a CDS encoding CIA30 family protein yields the protein MTIIKFSSETNIKNWHVINDGVMGGLSQSKFYLNEDGKGVFKGEVSLENNGGFSTVKYKLKPLNVIDYSRVRIKLKGDGKRYQFRIKEKETDRHSYVSYFETSGEWEVIEFELDKLYPTLRGRKLVIPNFESEVIGEIGFLIGNKKNEKFELKIDTIDLI from the coding sequence ATGACCATTATTAAATTTTCATCCGAAACCAATATTAAAAATTGGCACGTCATCAATGACGGTGTAATGGGTGGACTCTCTCAATCCAAATTTTATTTAAATGAAGATGGAAAAGGAGTTTTTAAAGGAGAAGTTTCTTTAGAAAATAATGGTGGATTCTCAACAGTAAAATATAAATTAAAACCCTTAAATGTGATAGATTACTCTAGGGTTCGAATAAAATTAAAAGGTGACGGCAAGCGTTATCAATTTAGAATCAAAGAAAAAGAAACCGATCGTCATTCGTATGTTTCATATTTTGAAACTTCAGGAGAATGGGAAGTTATTGAATTTGAATTGGATAAATTGTATCCAACTTTAAGAGGAAGAAAATTAGTAATCCCAAATTTTGAATCAGAAGTTATTGGTGAAATTGGTTTTTTAATTGGAAATAAAAAGAATGAAAAATTTGAACTTAAAATTGATACTATTGATTTAATATAA
- a CDS encoding M28 family peptidase, whose product MKIIFSFSALFYVGLIFAQAPNNQDLKSPLTVVDYAETITIEDLKEDLTILASDALEGRETGKRGQKMAAAFIRAHFEELGLQGPVVNGNSRSYYQDVPLKIATPRNIFLDIDGEKYKHIEDDVLYYGQETTSSLITSEVVFAGKGSVEEFEKLDVKDKSVLIINSNRGERQAALTLAKEKGAKFMFVVYRETDEGFSKYKNTFKSYFNRGSLKIDNSNKEKETVNSFFVSPSIAAEIFNTTFDNLKNAIVDFENGKSRAIKKISAKEVTYNLDFEVEKVASENVLGYLEGTDLKDEVLVITAHYDHEGIKNGQIYNGADDDGSGTVAVMDIAEAFVKAKNDGNGPRRSILFMAVTAEEKGLLGSEYYADNPVFPLENTVANLNIDMIGRIDDRDLESTDYVSLVGSDKLSTQLHNLSEKMNSTYTNLFLDYTYNDTNHPERIFYRSDHWNFAKNGIPVIFYTTGSHPDYHRPSDTVDKIEFELMKKRTQLIFYTAWEIANRDQRLLIDKKLEEIK is encoded by the coding sequence ATGAAGATAATATTTAGTTTTTCAGCATTATTCTATGTTGGACTTATATTTGCACAAGCGCCTAACAATCAGGATTTAAAATCTCCACTTACCGTAGTAGACTATGCGGAAACAATAACTATTGAAGATTTAAAGGAAGATTTAACAATTCTTGCATCAGATGCTTTAGAAGGAAGAGAGACTGGAAAAAGAGGTCAAAAAATGGCTGCAGCATTTATTAGAGCTCATTTTGAAGAATTAGGATTACAGGGACCTGTAGTTAATGGTAACTCAAGAAGTTATTATCAAGATGTGCCATTAAAAATAGCCACTCCAAGAAATATATTTTTAGATATTGATGGTGAGAAATATAAGCATATAGAGGACGATGTTTTGTATTATGGTCAAGAGACAACATCTTCCTTAATAACATCCGAAGTAGTTTTTGCAGGAAAAGGAAGTGTTGAAGAATTTGAAAAACTTGATGTTAAAGATAAATCAGTTTTGATTATAAATTCAAATAGAGGTGAAAGGCAAGCAGCATTAACTCTAGCAAAAGAAAAAGGAGCCAAATTCATGTTTGTTGTTTATAGAGAAACCGATGAGGGTTTTTCTAAATATAAAAATACATTTAAGTCATATTTTAACAGAGGTAGTTTAAAAATTGACAATTCTAATAAAGAAAAAGAAACTGTTAATTCATTTTTTGTGAGTCCAAGTATTGCAGCTGAAATTTTTAACACCACTTTTGACAACTTAAAAAATGCAATTGTAGATTTTGAGAATGGTAAATCAAGAGCGATTAAAAAAATTAGTGCCAAAGAGGTTACTTATAATCTAGACTTTGAGGTAGAGAAAGTAGCGTCTGAAAATGTTTTAGGATATTTAGAAGGAACCGACTTAAAGGACGAAGTGTTGGTTATTACAGCTCATTACGACCATGAAGGAATAAAAAATGGTCAAATATATAATGGTGCAGATGATGATGGGTCAGGTACAGTTGCTGTGATGGATATTGCAGAAGCATTTGTTAAAGCGAAAAATGATGGAAATGGACCAAGAAGAAGTATTTTATTTATGGCTGTTACTGCGGAGGAAAAAGGATTACTTGGCTCTGAATATTATGCTGATAATCCCGTATTTCCATTAGAAAATACAGTTGCTAATTTAAATATTGATATGATTGGTCGTATTGATGATAGGGATCTTGAAAGTACTGATTATGTTAGTTTGGTTGGTTCTGATAAGTTATCAACACAATTACATAATTTAAGTGAAAAAATGAATAGTACTTACACTAATTTATTCTTAGATTATACTTATAACGATACCAACCATCCTGAAAGAATTTTTTATCGTTCTGATCATTGGAATTTTGCAAAAAATGGTATTCCAGTAATATTTTACACAACAGGTTCTCATCCTGATTACCACAGGCCATCTGATACAGTTGATAAGATTGAATTTGAATTAATGAAAAAAAGAACTCAATTGATATTTTATACTGCATGGGAAATAGCCAACAGAGATCAAAGATTACTTATTGATAAAAAGTTAGAAGAAATAAAATAA
- a CDS encoding ATP-dependent Clp protease adaptor ClpS, with translation MSTKKKIQEDVDVLEQESRKYEIVLHNDDVNTFDFVINSLIDVCEHTPEQAEQCTILVHYKGKCSVKTGEFDYLKPRCTKLLSLGLSAEIV, from the coding sequence ATGAGTACAAAAAAGAAAATACAAGAAGATGTTGATGTTCTAGAACAAGAGTCTAGAAAGTATGAAATTGTTTTGCATAATGATGATGTAAACACATTTGATTTCGTAATCAATTCATTGATAGATGTGTGCGAACATACCCCTGAACAAGCAGAACAGTGTACAATTTTAGTACATTATAAGGGTAAATGTTCTGTTAAAACTGGCGAGTTTGATTATTTAAAGCCACGCTGTACTAAATTACTTTCATTAGGTCTTTCAGCAGAAATAGTTTAA
- the prmA gene encoding 50S ribosomal protein L11 methyltransferase, translating to MSDSIYLSYNFTISPKEPATEILIAELGYAGFESFVETDKGVIAYVQKDEWNQHILDAIFVLSNDEFNISYDVEEIEQTNWNSEWEKNFSPIQVDDMVSIRAPFHDNPNLKYDIIIEPKMSFGTGHHETTHMMVQHLLNLNLKDKKILDMGCGTGILAIFAEMRGAKSIDAIDIDNWCFLNSVENAERNNCKSISVYEGDASLLINKKYDVIIANINRNILLNDMSIYTNCLNENGILLLSGFYQEDIPIIDTEVSKYGLKMETFIERNNWVALKYEK from the coding sequence ATGTCAGATTCTATTTACTTATCATACAACTTTACAATTAGCCCAAAAGAACCGGCAACAGAAATTTTAATTGCTGAATTAGGCTATGCGGGTTTTGAAAGTTTTGTAGAAACAGATAAAGGTGTGATTGCCTATGTTCAAAAAGATGAGTGGAATCAACATATTTTAGATGCTATATTTGTCTTGTCCAATGATGAATTCAATATTTCTTATGATGTTGAAGAAATTGAACAGACCAATTGGAATAGTGAGTGGGAAAAGAATTTTAGCCCAATTCAGGTAGATGACATGGTTAGTATTAGAGCTCCTTTTCATGACAATCCTAATCTTAAATATGATATAATTATTGAGCCAAAAATGAGTTTTGGAACTGGGCATCATGAAACAACTCATATGATGGTTCAACATCTTTTAAATTTAAATTTAAAAGATAAAAAAATATTGGACATGGGATGTGGAACTGGAATTTTAGCAATTTTTGCTGAAATGAGAGGTGCAAAATCAATAGATGCGATTGATATTGATAATTGGTGTTTCTTAAATTCCGTTGAAAATGCAGAGCGCAATAATTGTAAGTCGATTAGCGTTTATGAGGGCGACGCATCACTGCTTATCAATAAAAAATATGATGTTATTATTGCTAATATTAATCGAAATATTTTATTGAACGACATGTCTATTTATACGAATTGTTTAAATGAGAATGGAATTTTACTATTAAGTGGATTTTATCAAGAAGATATTCCAATAATAGATACTGAGGTTTCTAAATACGGACTTAAAATGGAAACATTTATAGAAAGAAATAATTGGGTAGCTTTAAAGTATGAGAAATAA
- the tpiA gene encoding triose-phosphate isomerase encodes MRTKIVAGNWKMNKTLAESKALVEAISDKVNGDKLEDTRVIVAPTYVNLTGVLDSTEDSVVEVAAQNMHQEESGAYTGEISGAMLEDIGVELVILGHSERRAYFGETDELLAKKVDLSYKYNLEVIFCFGEELEDRKSGNHFKVVESQLKNALFHLEAEDWRNIILAYEPVWAIGTGETASPEQAQEMHAFIRKIIADKYTQNLADGISILYGGSVKPANAVEIFSKPDVDGGLIGGAALNVDDFVAIVNAI; translated from the coding sequence ATGAGAACAAAAATCGTAGCAGGAAACTGGAAAATGAACAAAACTTTAGCAGAGTCAAAAGCACTTGTTGAAGCAATTTCTGACAAGGTAAATGGTGATAAACTTGAAGATACAAGAGTCATTGTTGCTCCAACTTATGTAAACCTAACAGGTGTACTTGACTCAACTGAAGATTCAGTTGTTGAAGTAGCTGCACAAAATATGCATCAAGAAGAAAGTGGAGCGTATACAGGTGAAATTTCTGGAGCAATGTTAGAAGATATAGGGGTTGAATTGGTAATTCTTGGCCACTCTGAGCGTAGAGCATATTTTGGTGAAACAGATGAATTATTAGCTAAAAAAGTAGACTTGTCTTATAAATATAATTTAGAAGTAATTTTTTGTTTTGGAGAAGAATTAGAAGATAGGAAATCTGGAAACCACTTTAAAGTTGTTGAAAGTCAATTAAAAAATGCATTATTTCATCTAGAGGCTGAAGATTGGAGAAATATTATATTGGCTTATGAGCCAGTTTGGGCAATAGGCACAGGCGAAACTGCATCACCTGAACAAGCACAAGAAATGCACGCATTTATTCGTAAAATTATTGCTGATAAATATACTCAAAATTTAGCTGATGGAATTTCAATTCTTTACGGAGGAAGTGTAAAACCAGCAAACGCAGTTGAGATTTTCTCTAAACCAGATGTTGACGGTGGATTGATTGGTGGAGCAGCATTAAATGTTGATGATTTTGTTGCAATAGTAAACGCGATTTAA
- a CDS encoding ABC transporter permease → MLNYILNKFFYGLLTLFGVVTVIFFLFNVLPGDPARMMLDQREDSAQLEIIRKKYGFDKPISTQYLYYLNDVSPISIHSKTNDSYTFLDTDKYSFIKLFSIGNKSMVIKFPYLRESFQKKGKKVSAVIAETLPNTFVLAVSAISIAIIIGIFFGILSAVYKDTFFDRIISIISTLGMSVPSFFSAILFAWFFGFILHEYTNLNMTGSLYEVDDFGEGTTLRLKNLILPAIVLGIRPLAVIIQLMRNSLLEVMGQDYIRTAKAKGLSMHSIIKKHALKNALNPVVTAVSGWFASLLAGAVFVEYIFNWNGLGKEIVNALNTLDLPIIMGSVLIIATMFIIINIFVDIIYGLLDPRIRIK, encoded by the coding sequence TTGTTAAACTACATTTTAAATAAATTTTTTTATGGATTACTTACGCTTTTTGGTGTAGTTACTGTAATTTTCTTTTTATTTAATGTACTTCCTGGTGATCCCGCAAGAATGATGTTAGACCAACGAGAAGATTCAGCTCAATTAGAAATTATTCGTAAAAAATATGGTTTTGATAAGCCAATTTCTACACAATATTTATATTATTTAAATGATGTTTCACCCATTTCAATTCATAGTAAAACAAATGATAGTTATACATTTTTAGATACTGATAAATATAGTTTTATAAAATTATTTTCAATCGGTAATAAATCTATGGTGATAAAATTCCCATATTTAAGAGAGTCATTTCAGAAAAAAGGGAAAAAGGTGTCTGCAGTCATTGCTGAAACTCTACCAAATACGTTTGTATTGGCAGTTTCTGCTATTTCGATAGCCATCATTATTGGAATTTTTTTCGGAATATTATCAGCAGTTTATAAAGACACTTTTTTTGATCGAATTATATCAATCATCAGTACACTTGGTATGAGTGTGCCATCGTTTTTTTCGGCAATACTATTTGCTTGGTTTTTTGGTTTTATCCTACATGAATATACCAATTTAAATATGACAGGAAGTTTGTATGAAGTAGATGATTTTGGAGAAGGAACTACATTAAGGTTAAAAAATTTAATTTTACCAGCAATTGTATTAGGAATTCGCCCATTAGCAGTTATTATTCAACTTATGCGGAATTCTTTGCTTGAAGTTATGGGGCAAGATTATATTAGAACTGCTAAAGCCAAGGGTTTATCAATGCATAGTATAATAAAAAAACATGCTTTAAAAAATGCTTTAAATCCAGTAGTTACAGCAGTTTCAGGTTGGTTTGCCTCTTTGTTGGCAGGAGCGGTATTTGTTGAATACATTTTTAATTGGAATGGTTTAGGAAAAGAAATAGTAAATGCTTTAAATACCTTAGATTTACCAATTATTATGGGAAGTGTATTGATTATAGCAACAATGTTTATTATTATCAATATCTTTGTTGATATAATTTATGGTTTATTAGACCCAAGAATTAGAATAAAATAA
- the pyrF gene encoding orotidine-5'-phosphate decarboxylase, producing MTKQELINQIKLKKSFLCIGLDVDLEKIPKYLLEFEDPIFEFNKQIIDATHHLTVAYKPNTAFYEAYGLKGWKSLEKTINYLNENYPEVFTIADAKRGDIGNTSTMYAKAFFEDLNFDSVTVAPYMGSDSVEPFLTFKDKFTIMLALTSNKGGLDFQGLTVNGKKLYQEVLSTSLTWKNSNNLMYVVGATKAEYFEDIRKYVPNHFLLVPGVGAQGGNLKDVCKYGLTDEIGLLVNSSRGIIYAGNDSDFAIKAQEKAFELQQEMKGIMLK from the coding sequence ATGACCAAACAAGAACTTATCAATCAAATCAAACTTAAAAAATCTTTTTTATGTATTGGTTTAGATGTAGATTTAGAAAAGATTCCAAAATATTTATTAGAATTTGAAGATCCAATTTTTGAATTTAACAAACAAATTATTGATGCAACTCACCATCTTACAGTTGCCTACAAACCAAACACTGCTTTTTACGAAGCCTATGGCCTGAAAGGTTGGAAGTCACTTGAAAAAACAATCAATTATCTTAATGAAAATTACCCTGAAGTTTTTACAATTGCTGATGCGAAACGTGGAGATATTGGTAATACTTCAACAATGTACGCCAAAGCATTTTTTGAGGATTTAAATTTTGATTCTGTTACTGTAGCTCCTTATATGGGAAGTGATTCTGTAGAGCCTTTTTTAACATTTAAAGACAAGTTTACAATTATGCTTGCACTAACTTCTAATAAAGGTGGATTAGATTTTCAAGGCCTAACAGTAAATGGTAAAAAATTATATCAAGAAGTCTTATCTACATCTTTAACTTGGAAAAATAGTAATAATTTAATGTATGTTGTCGGAGCAACAAAAGCTGAATATTTTGAAGATATACGCAAATATGTTCCAAATCATTTTTTGTTAGTTCCTGGAGTTGGTGCACAAGGGGGAAATTTAAAAGATGTTTGTAAATACGGTTTAACAGATGAAATTGGGCTTTTAGTCAATTCTTCAAGAGGAATTATTTACGCTGGAAACGACTCTGATTTTGCCATTAAAGCACAAGAGAAAGCATTTGAATTACAACAAGAAATGAAAGGTATTATGCTAAAGTAG